Proteins from one Chroococcidiopsis sp. CCMEE 29 genomic window:
- the rimP gene encoding ribosome maturation factor RimP, whose amino-acid sequence MTHPLIPQIIDLATPVAEDLGLEIVGAVFHTNQRPPVLRVDIRNPQQDTGLNDCERMSRALEATLDAANIIPDTYVLEISSPGISRQLISEREFISFKGFTVIVSTAESYEGQQEWKGQLIRRDDTAIYLNQKGRAIAIPRSLITRVQLDESR is encoded by the coding sequence ATGACTCATCCCCTAATTCCACAAATTATTGATTTAGCGACACCAGTGGCAGAAGACCTGGGATTAGAAATCGTTGGTGCCGTTTTTCATACCAACCAACGTCCGCCGGTGCTACGTGTAGACATCCGTAACCCTCAGCAAGATACCGGGTTAAATGACTGTGAGCGGATGAGCCGAGCTTTAGAGGCAACATTAGATGCTGCAAATATTATTCCCGATACTTATGTATTGGAGATTTCCAGTCCTGGAATTTCACGGCAGCTGATTAGCGAGCGGGAGTTTATCTCCTTTAAAGGGTTTACTGTGATTGTCAGTACCGCCGAGTCTTACGAGGGTCAGCAGGAGTGGAAAGGTCAACTGATTCGCCGCGATGACACGGCAATTTACTTAAATCAAAAAGGTCGTGCGATCGCCATTCCCCGCTCTCTAATCACCAGGGTGCAGCTGGATGAAAGCCGCTAA
- a CDS encoding DUF3493 domain-containing protein yields MVEPNSRNSSDKRFTPEQYARLKAEAAAPYRGLRKFVYVACGASGFIGALIFLAQLAAGRDVATALPNFALQVGVIALMVFLFRLEKS; encoded by the coding sequence ATGGTAGAGCCAAATTCAAGAAATAGCAGCGATAAGCGTTTCACTCCTGAACAATATGCCCGGTTGAAAGCAGAAGCAGCAGCTCCCTACCGGGGATTGAGGAAATTTGTGTATGTTGCCTGCGGTGCCTCTGGTTTTATTGGCGCACTCATCTTCCTAGCTCAATTAGCGGCTGGACGCGATGTTGCCACTGCCTTACCTAACTTTGCCCTTCAGGTAGGAGTTATTGCCTTAATGGTTTTCCTGTTTCGCCTGGAAAAATCGTGA
- a CDS encoding YlxR family protein — translation MKPNYRRCISCRRVALRQEFWRIVRVHPFGKLQLDRGIGRSAYICPQASCLQVAHKKNLLGRSLRTSVPEALYQTLWQRLATEMPNSKTEAVAPHLNSC, via the coding sequence ATGAAACCTAATTACAGACGCTGTATTAGTTGCCGTAGGGTGGCTTTGAGACAAGAGTTCTGGCGTATTGTTCGCGTCCACCCATTCGGTAAGTTACAATTGGATCGGGGAATAGGGCGTTCTGCCTATATTTGTCCCCAAGCCAGTTGTCTGCAAGTAGCTCACAAGAAAAATCTATTGGGGCGATCGCTGCGTACGTCGGTACCAGAAGCACTGTATCAAACTTTGTGGCAACGCTTAGCCACAGAGATGCCTAACAGCAAAACTGAAGCGGTAGCGCCACACCTAAACTCTTGCTAA
- a CDS encoding low-complexity tail membrane protein, with translation MRSFWSEPILWIHLAGLATLPIFLELCLLGLAVGDPVLPVWLEFFIVAGIGVMPVLWVQLSRPFSIFAVIGVAQKPEHLTVQQRKILSLINTRLNRLLAVLVALFLVGVLWQLYRIAPLAAGVTPFSPEWRGLGLLLAGMAFLASNVFLQIPVSVARVFVTSETEFAATEPYPLEKIPKDFTIVGLQVNQILPELTDIKTED, from the coding sequence ATGCGCTCATTTTGGTCTGAACCAATTCTGTGGATTCATCTTGCTGGGTTGGCAACGCTTCCTATTTTTTTGGAACTATGCCTACTAGGATTGGCAGTAGGCGATCCGGTACTACCAGTATGGCTGGAGTTTTTTATAGTTGCTGGTATCGGAGTTATGCCAGTGCTTTGGGTACAGTTGAGCCGCCCTTTTTCCATTTTTGCTGTCATCGGAGTGGCTCAAAAACCAGAGCATCTCACTGTTCAGCAACGAAAAATTTTGAGTTTGATTAATACTCGCTTGAACCGGCTGCTAGCAGTTCTGGTAGCCCTATTCTTGGTTGGGGTACTGTGGCAACTGTACCGGATTGCCCCGCTTGCAGCAGGAGTTACCCCATTTTCGCCCGAGTGGCGAGGCTTAGGTTTGTTGCTAGCAGGCATGGCTTTTTTAGCTAGCAATGTGTTTTTACAGATTCCCGTCAGCGTGGCGCGAGTTTTCGTGACTAGCGAGACAGAATTTGCTGCTACAGAGCCTTATCCTTTAGAAAAGATACCTAAAGATTTTACGATTGTAGGCTTGCAGGTGAATCAAATCTTGCCCGAACTGACTGATATTAAAACTGAGGACTGA
- the nusA gene encoding transcription termination factor NusA — MSMVSLPGLKDLIENISRERNLPRLAVQSALREALLKGYERYRRAQNLDKRHFDEEYFDNFEVELDVEDEGFRVLATKSIVEEVGNPDHQISLQEVQEVAAEAQLGDSVVLDVTPDQREFGRMAAMQTKQVLAQKLRDQQRQMIQEEFQDLEGTVLQARVLRFERQSVIMAVSSGFGQPEVEAELPKREQLPNDNYRANATFKVYLKKVCQGQQRGPQLIASRADAGLVVYLFANEVPEIEDEVVRIVAVAREANPPSRYVGPRTKIAVDTLERDVDPVGACIGARGSRIQVVVNELRGEKIDVIRWSPDPATYIANALSPARVDEVRLMDPETRQTHVLVAEDQLSLAIGKEGQNVRLAARLTGWKIDIKDRAKYDREAEDAKFAAAAAQYQAQAAQEAEEDEQEYELEEAIEPTEAPA, encoded by the coding sequence ATGTCAATGGTTAGTCTACCTGGACTTAAAGACCTAATAGAAAATATCAGCCGTGAGCGGAATTTACCTCGGCTTGCGGTTCAGTCAGCACTGCGAGAAGCGCTGCTCAAAGGCTATGAGCGTTATCGTCGCGCTCAAAATCTTGATAAACGCCATTTTGATGAAGAATACTTTGACAACTTTGAAGTTGAACTGGATGTAGAAGACGAAGGATTTCGCGTCCTTGCCACTAAGAGCATTGTTGAAGAAGTTGGCAATCCCGACCATCAAATTTCACTGCAAGAAGTGCAGGAAGTGGCGGCTGAGGCTCAGTTAGGAGACTCTGTAGTTTTGGACGTAACGCCAGATCAGCGAGAGTTTGGTCGGATGGCGGCAATGCAAACAAAACAGGTATTGGCGCAAAAACTCCGCGACCAGCAGCGCCAAATGATTCAAGAGGAGTTCCAAGATTTAGAAGGGACTGTTTTACAAGCCAGGGTGCTGCGGTTTGAACGGCAATCAGTGATCATGGCAGTCAGTAGTGGATTTGGTCAGCCGGAGGTAGAAGCTGAGTTACCAAAGCGGGAACAGCTGCCCAACGATAACTATCGAGCCAACGCAACATTCAAGGTTTATCTCAAGAAAGTTTGCCAAGGTCAGCAACGGGGTCCCCAACTGATAGCTTCCAGAGCTGATGCAGGTTTGGTGGTCTATCTTTTTGCTAACGAAGTGCCAGAAATTGAGGATGAGGTCGTCCGGATTGTTGCCGTAGCGCGGGAAGCCAATCCACCTTCTCGCTATGTTGGACCCCGGACTAAGATTGCGGTTGATACCTTAGAGCGAGATGTAGACCCAGTTGGAGCCTGTATTGGGGCACGGGGTTCGCGGATTCAAGTGGTGGTAAATGAATTGCGGGGTGAAAAGATTGATGTGATTCGGTGGTCACCTGACCCAGCTACGTACATTGCTAATGCCCTCAGCCCGGCACGGGTGGATGAGGTGCGCTTAATGGACCCAGAAACGCGACAGACTCACGTACTGGTTGCTGAGGATCAGCTCAGTTTGGCAATTGGGAAAGAAGGACAAAATGTCCGCTTAGCCGCTCGCTTGACGGGTTGGAAAATTGACATCAAAGACCGGGCGAAGTACGACCGTGAAGCTGAAGATGCCAAGTTTGCAGCGGCGGCAGCTCAATATCAAGCACAAGCAGCCCAAGAAGCAGAGGAAGATGAACAAGAGTATGAATTGGAGGAGGCGATTGAGCCAACAGAAGCCCCAGCTTAA
- the infB gene encoding translation initiation factor IF-2, with protein MNNGKVRIYDLSKELNLDNKELLAICDQLDIAVKSHSSTITDNEAERIRMAAEKQVANATASGKDSGAISPKAYSEIAKAKPRPIVPHKQQILEIRSKPKTLDRSNPTPPDHQVATPPVKPIGQDRSDMHPRPSETKVNEANAGNITSRTNEDSRTNETTEISARSNFPERPKLSAPPRKPVSPTAATSQLSQADRPILKRDQVNQTPNKSSEEIIADKVEKPARRNPIGARSESAPPKAKPVLELHRPKPARSNQPIELIGSSRSSAVETPDSTAEDEADGAAVLLDSEELKRPALPRPVKAGGGKKWQEEEIDEGQDSAGKLGKGGVKVKRLKPLVELDEEEDFDDEQVDIDAPIQVSLSVARPPKQKALMTRPGQSSPAAATSIGTAVKSRKSGGLRENNRRREPEQKRERPEKLIVTSSMTVQELAEALAVQDTEIIKILFLKGMAVNITQNLDIPTITLVAKELEVEVETAEPEAEARKVTEMLDAADLENLQRRPPVVTIMGHVDHGKTTLLDAIRKTKVAQGEAGGITQHIGAYHVDVEHEGQVQQVVFLDTPGHEAFTAMRARGTRVTDVAILVVAADDGVRPQTIEAISHAQAAEVPIVVAINKIDKEGAQTDRVKQELTQYGLTAEEWGGDTIMVPVSAIKGENLDTLLEMILLVAEVEDLYANPDRLAKGTVIEAHLDKAKGPVATLLIQNGTLHVGETLVAGSALGKVRAMVDDRGRRVEAATPSFAVEVLGLSEVPAAGDEFEVFHFEKEARAIASERADKQRQSRLMQGRATLATISAQAQEGELKELNLILKADVQGSVEAIVGALKQLPQNEVQIRLLLSAPGEVTETDIDLAAASNAVIIGFNTTLASGARQAADEAGVDVREYNIIYKLLEDIQGALEGLLEPELVEEGLGQAEVRAVFPVGRGAVAGCYVLSGKLLRNCKLRVRRGTKVIYEGTLDSLKRLKEDAREVNAGYECGIGIDKFNDWAEGDIIEAFQMVTKRRTLTATK; from the coding sequence ATGAACAACGGCAAAGTAAGAATCTACGATTTATCAAAGGAATTGAATTTGGATAACAAAGAGCTATTAGCCATTTGCGATCAGCTCGATATTGCAGTGAAAAGCCATAGCAGCACTATTACCGACAATGAGGCGGAGCGTATTCGGATGGCGGCAGAGAAACAAGTTGCCAATGCTACTGCTTCTGGCAAAGACTCAGGTGCCATAAGCCCAAAGGCTTACTCAGAGATAGCTAAAGCAAAACCCAGACCTATTGTGCCGCATAAACAGCAGATCTTAGAGATTCGTAGTAAACCTAAGACTCTAGATCGCTCCAACCCAACCCCCCCTGACCATCAAGTTGCCACACCACCGGTGAAGCCGATCGGACAAGATAGGTCGGATATGCACCCACGTCCGTCTGAAACTAAGGTGAATGAAGCTAACGCTGGTAATATTACTAGTCGGACAAATGAGGATAGTCGAACCAACGAGACAACAGAAATCTCAGCTCGCTCAAATTTTCCAGAACGTCCGAAGCTGTCTGCGCCACCGAGGAAACCAGTTTCTCCTACCGCCGCAACTTCTCAACTGAGCCAAGCTGATCGGCCTATTCTCAAACGCGATCAGGTAAACCAAACGCCTAATAAGTCGTCAGAAGAGATAATCGCGGACAAGGTGGAAAAACCGGCTCGTCGTAACCCAATTGGCGCCAGATCAGAGTCAGCACCTCCTAAAGCCAAACCAGTATTAGAACTCCACCGACCCAAACCAGCGCGATCCAATCAACCAATTGAACTGATTGGTTCTTCAAGGTCGAGTGCTGTAGAAACGCCAGACTCAACGGCGGAAGACGAAGCAGATGGTGCAGCAGTGCTATTAGACTCAGAAGAACTGAAGCGTCCAGCACTGCCTCGACCAGTCAAGGCTGGTGGAGGGAAAAAATGGCAGGAAGAAGAAATTGATGAAGGGCAAGACTCAGCCGGCAAACTGGGTAAGGGTGGTGTCAAAGTCAAACGTCTTAAGCCACTCGTCGAGCTTGACGAGGAAGAGGATTTTGACGATGAACAAGTGGATATAGATGCTCCTATCCAAGTCAGCCTGTCTGTTGCTCGTCCGCCAAAACAAAAGGCATTAATGACCCGTCCGGGGCAGTCCTCACCAGCAGCGGCTACCTCGATTGGAACTGCTGTTAAGAGTAGAAAGTCTGGTGGCTTGCGTGAAAACAACCGGCGGCGTGAACCGGAGCAAAAACGCGAGCGCCCAGAAAAGCTGATAGTGACAAGCAGCATGACAGTCCAAGAACTGGCTGAAGCCCTGGCAGTTCAGGATACAGAAATTATCAAAATTCTGTTCCTTAAAGGAATGGCAGTCAATATTACACAAAACTTGGATATTCCGACCATCACGCTGGTAGCCAAAGAGTTGGAAGTCGAAGTTGAAACTGCCGAGCCAGAAGCAGAAGCTCGCAAAGTGACGGAAATGCTGGATGCCGCAGATTTGGAAAACCTCCAGCGGCGTCCACCAGTCGTCACGATTATGGGTCACGTAGACCACGGCAAAACAACCCTGCTAGATGCGATTCGTAAAACGAAGGTAGCTCAAGGCGAAGCGGGTGGCATTACTCAACACATCGGTGCCTACCACGTTGATGTGGAACACGAGGGACAAGTCCAGCAGGTAGTATTTCTGGATACACCGGGTCACGAAGCATTCACAGCAATGCGGGCGCGTGGAACCCGGGTGACCGATGTTGCGATTCTAGTGGTAGCAGCTGACGATGGCGTGCGTCCTCAAACAATTGAAGCGATTAGCCATGCTCAGGCTGCCGAAGTACCAATTGTTGTAGCAATTAACAAAATCGACAAAGAAGGTGCTCAAACCGACCGGGTGAAGCAAGAGCTAACCCAGTATGGTCTAACAGCAGAAGAATGGGGCGGTGACACCATTATGGTTCCCGTGAGTGCGATTAAGGGCGAAAACCTGGATACTCTGCTAGAGATGATTCTGCTGGTAGCAGAGGTAGAAGACCTGTATGCTAACCCAGATCGTCTGGCTAAAGGAACAGTAATCGAAGCCCATTTAGATAAGGCAAAAGGACCCGTTGCCACTCTGCTAATTCAGAATGGCACACTACATGTGGGCGAAACTTTGGTCGCTGGCTCTGCTTTGGGTAAGGTAAGGGCGATGGTTGATGATCGCGGGCGGCGAGTGGAAGCTGCGACTCCATCTTTTGCAGTGGAAGTGCTGGGCTTAAGTGAGGTACCAGCAGCAGGTGATGAGTTCGAGGTCTTCCATTTTGAAAAGGAAGCGCGCGCGATCGCCAGCGAAAGAGCAGACAAACAGCGCCAATCCCGCTTAATGCAGGGACGCGCCACCCTCGCAACTATATCAGCTCAAGCCCAAGAAGGCGAGTTGAAAGAACTCAACTTAATCTTGAAGGCAGATGTTCAAGGTTCGGTAGAAGCAATTGTGGGAGCGCTAAAACAACTGCCACAGAACGAAGTGCAAATTCGCCTCTTGTTGTCTGCCCCTGGCGAAGTCACGGAGACAGATATCGACTTAGCTGCTGCTAGTAACGCCGTGATCATTGGGTTTAACACCACCCTTGCCAGTGGCGCTAGGCAAGCTGCCGATGAAGCGGGTGTAGATGTGCGGGAATACAACATCATCTACAAACTGTTGGAAGACATCCAAGGAGCGCTGGAAGGTCTGTTGGAGCCAGAACTCGTGGAAGAAGGTTTAGGGCAAGCCGAAGTGCGTGCTGTCTTCCCCGTTGGTCGTGGCGCGGTTGCTGGGTGTTACGTTCTCTCTGGCAAGTTGCTGCGTAACTGCAAACTGCGTGTACGTAGAGGCACTAAGGTGATCTACGAAGGCACGCTTGATTCGCTCAAGCGCTTGAAAGAGGATGCGCGCGAAGTCAACGCAGGATATGAATGTGGCATCGGCATTGATAAATTCAATGACTGGGCAGAAGGCGACATCATTGAAGCCTTCCAGATGGTAACTAAACGCCGTACCCTCACAGCAACGAAATAA
- a CDS encoding alpha/beta hydrolase: protein MRLLFLRWRRALVLIASIGILFSSSTSALAAERVVLKYRVFRQSLSVKELTNFAETGELSRPLRVNFARARQDPKQVRQYLTEPVKVDPVLLDRVLNSQVGNLVLDEISQVIHTPSRQADRQALRAALILSASRDRQITLIETLQNYPTSTVEVDGERLESAYLQLRRLGRPLENILGTP from the coding sequence ATGCGCTTACTGTTCCTGAGATGGCGACGCGCCTTAGTTTTAATAGCAAGCATTGGAATTTTGTTTTCCAGCTCTACTAGTGCACTTGCTGCTGAACGAGTGGTGCTGAAGTACCGTGTCTTCCGCCAATCCCTATCTGTCAAAGAATTGACTAATTTTGCTGAAACAGGTGAACTCTCAAGACCACTGCGCGTCAATTTTGCTAGGGCGCGACAAGACCCCAAGCAGGTTCGCCAGTATCTAACAGAACCAGTGAAAGTCGATCCAGTTTTATTGGATCGTGTACTAAATAGTCAGGTTGGAAACTTAGTCTTGGATGAAATCAGTCAGGTAATTCATACACCTTCTCGTCAGGCAGATCGGCAGGCTCTACGCGCTGCGTTGATTCTCTCTGCTAGTCGCGATCGCCAGATTACACTGATAGAAACGCTGCAAAATTATCCTACATCCACAGTGGAAGTTGATGGCGAGCGCCTAGAGAGTGCTTACCTTCAACTCCGCCGACTAGGACGACCGCTGGAAAACATCCTGGGTACTCCTTGA
- a CDS encoding ABC transporter permease yields MSRSKSLQYYILARLLLAPLMLWTITTVVFLLLRATPGDPVDAVLGGRAPDSVKQEYRERLGLLDPLWLQYLRYLGSLLRLDLGSSITTQGEAVWDTIQQHFPATVELAVCSMAIALVVGISVGVLSASRPNSFLDVGGRLFGIITYALPLFWVGMLMQLIFAVQLGWFPLGTRFPTSLPTPDGPTGLYTIDSLWSGNLTQFFTALYYLFLPSLTLGLLLSGIFERIVRVNLKQTLRADYVEAARARGIPERRVVLAHALKNALIPVITILGLTFASLLGGAILTEVTFSWPGLANRLYEAISLRDYPTVQGILVFFAAIVVLASIAIDILNAYIDPRIRY; encoded by the coding sequence ATGTCTCGCTCAAAATCCCTACAATATTACATTCTGGCTCGCTTGCTCTTAGCTCCACTGATGCTATGGACAATCACAACAGTGGTATTCCTGCTGCTGCGGGCGACGCCTGGCGATCCAGTAGATGCAGTATTAGGGGGTCGCGCCCCCGATAGTGTTAAGCAGGAGTATCGCGAACGGTTGGGACTATTAGACCCTTTGTGGTTGCAATACCTCCGTTACCTAGGAAGCTTGCTGCGCCTGGACTTAGGGTCTTCTATCACTACCCAGGGCGAAGCAGTTTGGGACACTATTCAGCAACACTTTCCAGCAACGGTGGAACTAGCAGTGTGCAGTATGGCGATCGCCCTTGTTGTGGGCATCAGCGTTGGCGTGCTTTCAGCTTCACGCCCTAACTCATTTCTCGATGTGGGTGGACGGCTATTTGGCATTATCACTTACGCCCTGCCGTTGTTTTGGGTAGGGATGCTAATGCAGTTAATTTTTGCTGTACAACTGGGTTGGTTCCCCTTAGGCACGCGCTTTCCGACATCATTACCTACTCCTGATGGTCCGACGGGACTATACACCATCGATAGCCTTTGGAGTGGCAACCTGACTCAGTTTTTCACAGCACTGTACTATCTGTTTCTCCCGAGTCTGACGCTGGGACTGTTACTGAGTGGTATCTTTGAGCGGATTGTGCGAGTTAACCTCAAGCAAACACTGCGGGCTGATTATGTAGAGGCAGCCCGCGCCAGGGGAATTCCTGAACGACGAGTTGTATTAGCCCACGCCCTCAAAAACGCACTGATTCCAGTGATCACAATTCTAGGGCTGACCTTTGCTTCCTTACTGGGTGGGGCAATTTTGACTGAGGTAACTTTTTCTTGGCCTGGTTTGGCAAATCGGTTATATGAAGCAATTTCTTTGCGAGATTATCCAACTGTGCAAGGAATATTAGTATTTTTTGCGGCGATTGTGGTGTTAGCCAGTATTGCGATCGATATTCTCAATGCTTATATCGATCCTCGGATTCGCTACTAA
- a CDS encoding site-specific integrase: MYPNAKTGKASKGSVQIKSSNNRLQLVFSFGGKRHYLSTGYPDTPQYRKLAKMKASEIEKDILYERFDPTLEKYKPKLALTTATPITPISTPKPNLAELWGKYVEWKRPQCAPSTMKNQYQAYSSYLEKLPTHDLDRANEIRNYVLQSIPINSAKRFIVALNACCQWAIKSGFITENPFYGMAGEIKLPKSEKADDDINPFSLAERDRVIEAFRSDRYYKFYAPLVEFLFATGARPSEAIALQWKHVTSDLKFISFEQAVTVSEKGLVVKQGLKTQEKRKFPCNAKVQAILRSIRPKNAKPDALLFPSPEGKHIDFHNFRNRAWKTVLAGLDLTYHKPYQTRHTFITLALENGLDAKDVARLVGNSPEVIYRHYVGNKREGSLWIPGI, encoded by the coding sequence ATGTACCCCAATGCAAAAACTGGTAAGGCTTCTAAAGGTTCTGTACAAATAAAATCTTCTAACAACCGTCTACAATTAGTCTTTAGTTTTGGCGGTAAACGTCATTATCTCTCGACTGGCTATCCTGATACCCCGCAGTATCGGAAGCTAGCTAAGATGAAGGCGTCTGAGATTGAAAAGGATATCCTCTACGAGCGATTTGACCCTACTCTGGAAAAATACAAGCCAAAGTTAGCACTCACTACCGCTACCCCCATTACCCCAATTTCTACCCCAAAACCTAATTTGGCTGAACTCTGGGGTAAGTATGTTGAGTGGAAGCGTCCTCAATGTGCGCCCAGCACAATGAAAAATCAGTACCAGGCTTATTCTAGTTACTTGGAGAAGCTACCTACTCACGATTTAGATCGAGCTAACGAAATTCGAAACTACGTACTGCAATCTATTCCGATCAACTCAGCCAAGCGGTTTATCGTAGCGTTAAATGCCTGTTGTCAGTGGGCAATCAAGTCAGGATTCATTACAGAAAACCCATTCTACGGCATGGCAGGAGAGATTAAGCTGCCTAAATCTGAAAAAGCAGACGATGATATCAATCCATTCTCACTAGCAGAACGGGATCGGGTTATTGAGGCATTTAGGAGCGATCGCTACTACAAATTCTACGCGCCGCTGGTTGAATTTCTCTTCGCTACAGGTGCTAGACCGTCGGAAGCGATCGCACTGCAATGGAAACACGTTACCAGCGATCTTAAGTTTATTAGCTTTGAGCAAGCAGTAACAGTGTCTGAAAAAGGTTTAGTGGTCAAGCAAGGGCTAAAGACGCAGGAAAAGCGTAAATTTCCTTGTAATGCCAAAGTGCAAGCAATTTTAAGGAGTATCAGACCGAAGAATGCAAAGCCTGATGCTTTGCTATTTCCCAGTCCAGAGGGGAAGCATATCGACTTTCACAACTTTAGGAATCGAGCTTGGAAGACTGTTTTGGCAGGCTTGGATCTTACCTACCACAAGCCATACCAAACAAGGCACACATTCATCACTTTGGCACTAGAGAATGGTTTAGATGCTAAAGATGTGGCTCGGCTAGTAGGTAATTCCCCAGAGGTTATCTATCGTCATTATGTGGGCAATAAACGGGAAGGCTCTTTATGGATTCCAGGGATCTAG
- a CDS encoding DUF1565 domain-containing protein, producing MTHQGSQIQQSTIPNILSAKRSPFTLTFQTRLATLLLVATGATLLPTQAIASSKKLAQVVVPTQTNQTPATQTPATQTPATQTPATQTPANATVIYVNPQAGADSSGAGNSAAAAYRTITYALNQAEPGTVIQLAPGNYSTETGEVFPLTLKQGVTLRGNPSTKGQDTVITGGGRYISPTFARQDVTVRAERDSNITGITIANPNTRGTALWIESTNPTVTNNTFANSNRDGIFVTGTANPTIEANVFIKNGGNGISVARSAQGEIRNNEFQETGFGLAIGGTSSPLVAENQIRQNKDGIYISEAARPVLRNNVIENNERDGVVATVNAQPDLGTAESTGKNIIRDNKRYDVYNATRDNTLLAVGNDIDPKRISGKVNFVAAQFAFRDVQGLWAQPYIEALAAREIIAGFPDGTFKPNEPVTRAQFAAIVSKAFSPRPQREAVDFTDVNRNFWGYQAIQTAYRGGFVAGYPGGLFQPQQQIPRVQALVSLANGLNLRADNPNAISIYADASQIPNYATEPVAAATQRRLVVNYPTPNQLNPNRAATRAEVAAFVYQALVNSGRAETIPSPYLVSTP from the coding sequence ATGACACACCAGGGTTCCCAAATTCAGCAATCTACAATCCCCAACATCCTTTCTGCTAAACGTTCTCCGTTTACTCTAACGTTCCAGACGAGATTAGCTACTCTTTTACTTGTTGCTACTGGGGCAACGCTACTTCCCACTCAGGCGATCGCGTCTTCTAAGAAGCTTGCCCAAGTTGTCGTCCCAACTCAAACCAACCAAACTCCAGCAACCCAAACTCCGGCAACCCAAACTCCGGCAACCCAAACTCCAGCAACCCAAACTCCGGCAAATGCAACAGTTATTTATGTTAACCCCCAAGCTGGAGCAGACAGTTCTGGAGCTGGCAATAGCGCAGCAGCAGCCTATAGAACAATTACCTATGCCCTCAATCAAGCAGAACCCGGTACAGTAATTCAGCTGGCTCCTGGTAACTATTCCACTGAGACTGGGGAAGTCTTCCCACTTACTCTTAAACAAGGTGTGACACTGCGAGGCAATCCGTCTACCAAAGGTCAGGATACAGTGATTACTGGCGGTGGTCGCTACATTAGTCCAACCTTTGCCCGTCAGGATGTGACAGTGCGAGCTGAAAGAGATAGCAATATTACTGGCATCACCATCGCTAACCCAAATACACGCGGCACAGCACTGTGGATTGAATCAACAAATCCAACAGTTACGAACAATACATTTGCCAATAGTAACCGGGACGGCATTTTTGTCACTGGGACAGCTAACCCCACGATTGAAGCTAACGTCTTTATCAAGAACGGCGGTAACGGCATCTCGGTAGCGCGGTCTGCCCAAGGAGAAATTCGGAACAACGAATTTCAAGAAACTGGTTTTGGGCTGGCGATTGGTGGCACTTCATCGCCGTTGGTGGCAGAAAACCAAATTAGACAGAATAAAGACGGTATATACATCTCAGAGGCTGCCCGTCCTGTGTTGCGTAATAACGTGATTGAGAACAACGAGCGGGATGGCGTCGTGGCAACCGTTAACGCTCAACCAGATCTCGGCACCGCAGAAAGTACAGGCAAAAATATCATCCGCGACAACAAGCGCTACGACGTTTACAACGCAACTCGTGACAATACCCTACTTGCGGTTGGGAATGATATTGATCCCAAGCGCATTTCCGGTAAAGTGAATTTTGTTGCTGCACAATTTGCCTTCCGAGATGTTCAGGGTTTATGGGCTCAACCCTATATCGAAGCTCTAGCCGCCAGAGAGATTATTGCTGGGTTCCCTGATGGCACTTTTAAACCAAATGAGCCGGTTACACGCGCCCAGTTCGCCGCCATTGTCAGCAAAGCTTTTTCCCCTAGACCGCAACGCGAGGCAGTTGATTTTACTGATGTTAACCGCAATTTTTGGGGTTATCAGGCAATTCAAACCGCTTACCGGGGTGGTTTTGTAGCTGGGTATCCAGGTGGTTTGTTTCAACCACAGCAGCAAATCCCCAGGGTACAGGCGCTAGTGTCATTAGCTAACGGTCTGAACTTACGTGCCGACAATCCAAATGCGATTTCTATTTATGCCGATGCCTCCCAGATTCCCAACTATGCTACTGAACCTGTTGCAGCGGCAACTCAACGGAGACTGGTGGTGAACTACCCAACACCCAACCAATTAAATCCCAATCGTGCGGCTACTCGTGCAGAAGTTGCAGCCTTCGTCTATCAGGCACTAGTCAATTCTGGACGTGCCGAAACCATTCCTTCACCCTACTTGGTAAGCACTCCCTAG